One window of Chitinivorax sp. B genomic DNA carries:
- the lptF gene encoding LPS export ABC transporter permease LptF — MIFARTYKRELTVLTLAVFLVLLAIICTTLIVRFLGMAASGRLATEAVMITLGFAALRYLPILLSLSMFIAILLALTRSHRDHEMEVWQSSGLSVSDWIKPTLSFATPILLLIAILSFSLSPWAVRKSDTYRQKLMSQDETAAIAPGIFKESKQADRVFFIENFSGDNGSATNIFVQSEKNGKIRLVSSNQGYLSADDAGNRILVLTNGRQYEGEPGSSVYRIIEFQRYTVLVPPRDGALSASPIQGVRTQELLRDLNNEKHAELAWRLGSPIGAVLLVMLAVPLSFVKPRAGRSLNLVLAILIYMVYSNMLSVMQAWIAQGKVHPIIGLWPVHLTLMGLIFVLLALRSGKLHQWRMGA, encoded by the coding sequence ATGATATTCGCCCGTACCTATAAGCGTGAGCTGACGGTGCTGACGTTGGCAGTGTTCCTGGTGCTGCTGGCCATCATCTGTACGACCCTGATCGTACGTTTTCTTGGTATGGCCGCCAGTGGAAGACTGGCAACCGAAGCTGTGATGATCACCCTTGGCTTTGCTGCCTTGCGTTATTTGCCGATTTTATTGTCTCTATCAATGTTCATTGCCATTCTGTTGGCCTTGACGCGTTCCCACCGGGATCATGAAATGGAGGTCTGGCAAAGCTCCGGTCTCAGCGTGTCGGACTGGATCAAGCCGACATTAAGCTTTGCCACGCCAATCTTGTTGCTGATCGCTATTTTGAGCTTCAGCCTGTCACCTTGGGCTGTCCGGAAAAGCGATACTTATCGACAAAAATTGATGTCGCAAGATGAAACAGCAGCGATTGCGCCTGGTATTTTTAAAGAATCAAAACAGGCTGATCGCGTGTTTTTTATCGAGAATTTCAGCGGTGATAATGGTTCTGCGACGAATATTTTTGTGCAAAGTGAAAAAAACGGGAAAATTCGTCTGGTCAGCTCCAATCAGGGTTATCTGAGTGCAGATGATGCCGGAAACCGAATTCTGGTACTGACCAATGGCCGCCAGTATGAAGGTGAACCGGGCTCATCGGTATACCGGATTATTGAATTCCAACGTTATACCGTGTTGGTTCCACCTAGGGATGGCGCCTTATCTGCATCACCCATACAAGGGGTACGCACGCAGGAGTTGCTTCGTGATCTGAACAATGAAAAGCATGCCGAACTAGCCTGGCGCCTAGGTTCACCGATTGGTGCTGTGTTGTTGGTGATGTTGGCGGTGCCATTGTCCTTCGTCAAGCCGCGGGCAGGTCGCTCGCTCAACCTGGTATTGGCAATTCTGATTTATATGGTTTACAGCAATATGCTGTCGGTGATGCAGGCCTGGATCGCCCAAGGCAAGGTTCACCCGATTATCGGTCTGTGGCCGGTTCATCTGACGTTGATGGGGTTGATCTTTGTCCTGCTGGCATTGCGCTCTGGTAAATTGCATCAATGGAGGATGGGCGCATGA